Proteins co-encoded in one Arachis hypogaea cultivar Tifrunner chromosome 13, arahy.Tifrunner.gnm2.J5K5, whole genome shotgun sequence genomic window:
- the LOC112737587 gene encoding uncharacterized protein, producing MFSFSCFHAHVSVNKPKKTVPPYTEEMMMALKGGPRSKVSKGSSVPRKSNQSNPKEEQEYMQLSDNETSSNWDPVERTCKSEDLNSEFSFEIDGDVLQTMGLKKSHSLETGLYLTNTLTESGIHVGFPWIDSTRSQNESPRSICRKEHDPSDQCNKNPESEYQFSSGLVSPSDRDACDHSDTPLSSELAGDYTDRSGPGTPYLKKSRSLPNVRASKDYSGEDTFKHHSSKSRSSNDLHALHMGQKECRDEERENEFRKDNEIHMESYLDDGLDSSPLSDSAKDWVMPVMDDASEVKPLQRASSVDCFLSEFTNTDFKIKRIEDWVIGLEDCEPPLDETNEVPKPVDSLVESNITIGVTAAGTDQRVTPGMEAAKRYISTLGANASTAQLVNHGLVVIPFLSAFVSLKVLNLSGNAIVRITAGALPRGLHVLNLSRNNISTIEGLRELTRLRVLDLSYNRILRIGHGLASCSSLKELYLAGNKISEVEGLHRLLKLTILDLRFNKISTAKCLGQLASNYNSLQAISLEGNPSQKNVGDEQLKKYLQGLLPHLVYYNRQPLKASSLKDGTDRSVRLGIGSHQSERSLRTDRKTSRKGSHGTVASRKPSGSSSHSRRSQGVETPKLSKSRQAYLPPSKTKASAQSRNHLDVPSTSTVPNLRGLP from the exons atgtttagtttttcttgtttccaTGCTCATGTTTCGGTCAACAAGCCAAAG AAAACAGTTCCACCTTATACTGAAGAAATGATGATGGCATTGAAAGGTGGTCCCCGAAGTAAAGTCTCTAAAGGTTCATCTGTTCCTAGaaaatcaaatcaatcaaatccaaaagaagaacaagagtatatgcAATTGAGTGACAATGAAACATCTAGCAACTGGGATCCAGTTGAGCGCACTTGTAAGTCTGAGGATCTGAATAGCGAGTTTTCCTTTGAAATCGACGGAGATGTTCTGCAAACCATGGGTCTTAAGAAAAGCCACTCTCTTGAAACTGGACTATACCTCACTAATACCTTAACTGAGTCTGGCATACATGTGGGTTTTCCTTGGATTGACTCCACTAGAAGCCAGAATGAGTCCCCAAGATCGATTTGCAGAAAGGAGCATGATCCCAGCGATCAGTGTAACAAGAATCCCGAGTCGGAGTATCAGTTCAGTTCAGGTCTTGTCTCACCTTCAGATAGAGATGCTTGTGATCATTCTGATACACCATTATCTAGTGAATTAGCTGGTGACTATACTGACCGTTCCGGTCCTGGCACCCCATATTTGAAGAAGTCACGCTCTCTGCCCAATGTCAGAGCTTCTAAGGATTATTCTGGAGAAGACACTTTCAAACATCATTCTTCAAAATCAAgatcttccaatgatcttcatgCTTTACATATGGGGCAAAAAGAATGTAGAGATGAAGAAAGAGAGAATGAATTCAGAAAAGATAATGAGATTCATATGGAGAGTTATCTTGATGATGGTTTGGATTCTTCTCCGCTTTCTGATTCAGCAAAAGACTGGGTAATGCCAGTTATGGATGATGCAAGTGAAGTCAAACCCCTTCAACGAGCTTCCTCAGTTGATTGCTTCCTTTCTGAATTTACTAACACAGATTTTAAGATTAAACGAATTGAGGATTGGGTAATTGGTCTGGAGGATTGCGAACCGCCTTTAGATGAAACAAATGAGGTTCCTAAACCTGTTGATTCCTTAGTTGAATCCAACATCACGATTGGGGTGACTGCAGCTGGCACAGATCAAAGGGTCACTCCAGGCATGGAAGCTGCTAAAAGATATATATCTACCCTTGGTGCTAATGCCTCTACTGCCCAGCTGGTTAATCATGGATTAGTTGTGATCCCATTTCTGAGtgcatttgtgagtttgaaggtGCTCAATTTGTCCGGAAATGCTATTG TGAGGATAACTGCAGGTGCTCTTCCCCGGGGCCTTCATGTTTTGAACTTGTCAAGAAACAATATCTCTACTATAGAGGGATTACGCGAACTTACAAGACTTCGTGTCCTAGACCTTAGCTACAACCGTATATTAAGAATTGGACATG GCCTTGCATCCTGTTCATCTCTGAAGGAGCTGTATCTTGCTGGGAATAAGATCAGCGAAGTAGAGGGTCTGCACCGTCTCTTGAAGTTAACCATCCTTGATCTCCGTTTCAACAAAATTTCTACAGCCAAGTGTCTAGGCCAACTCGCATCCAACTATAATTCACTACAAGCTATCAGCTTGGAAGGCAACCCGAGCCAGAAAAATGTTGGGGACGAACAACTGAAAAAGTATCTGCAAGGCCTTCTTCCCCATCTTGTCTACTACAATAGACAGCCTTTAAAAGCAAGCTCTTTGAAGGATGGCACAGATCGTTCAGTTCGGCTAGGCATTGGTTCCCATCAGTCTGAACGCAGCCTTAGAACAGATCGCAAGACATCAAGGAAGGGCAGCCATGGTACTGTAGCCTCTCGGAAGCCATCAGGCTCTTCCTCACACTCTCgcagaagccaaggggtggagACACCAAAACTGTCCAAAAGCAGGCAAGCCTACCTGCCACCAAGCAAAACCAAAGCATCAGCCCAAAGTCGCAACCATTTAGATGTTCCCAGCACCAGCACAGTACCAAACTTGAGAGGCCTTCCATGA